The following proteins come from a genomic window of Thiothrix winogradskyi:
- the corA gene encoding magnesium/cobalt transporter CorA, whose translation METFGKRYHPPGTPPGTLTRHSTSDTTHIRLFEYDGENFSETSSPTAQQCQHAQQNTLVDWLDVTGVNDPIAIRELGETFGLHPLALEDILNSGQRPKIDFHEQHAVLILNLPHLIEDDIVLEQVSLFIGNGHLLSFCSGDGAAFEPVRQRLRQGFGRMRTRGVEYLLYTLVDVVIDSAFPLLEDIGEQIEALEDRVLEKPDKAILHTLHQLKRDLLLLRRALWPQREVISRLIQHDAELVNATMRPYFSDCYDHAVQIIDLIETYREMLNGMLDIYLSSLSNRMNDIMRVLTVVGTIFIPLTFIVGVYGMNFRVMPELEWEYGYFIIWGIMLALAIGMLAAFKWRKWL comes from the coding sequence ATGGAAACCTTCGGCAAACGCTATCACCCACCCGGCACACCGCCCGGTACGCTGACCCGGCACAGCACCAGCGACACCACCCATATCCGCCTGTTTGAATACGACGGTGAAAACTTCAGCGAAACCTCTTCCCCCACAGCACAGCAGTGCCAACACGCACAACAAAACACCCTAGTCGATTGGCTGGATGTCACCGGTGTGAATGACCCGATTGCTATCCGTGAACTGGGGGAAACTTTCGGGCTACACCCCTTGGCACTGGAAGATATTCTCAATAGCGGGCAACGCCCCAAAATCGACTTTCACGAGCAACACGCTGTACTGATCCTCAACCTCCCCCACCTGATTGAGGACGACATTGTGCTGGAACAAGTCAGCTTGTTCATTGGCAATGGGCATTTGCTGAGTTTTTGCAGTGGCGACGGAGCAGCTTTTGAGCCAGTACGCCAACGCCTGCGACAAGGTTTTGGACGTATGCGTACCCGTGGCGTAGAGTATTTGCTGTATACACTGGTGGACGTGGTGATCGACTCCGCGTTCCCACTGTTAGAAGACATCGGGGAGCAAATTGAAGCGCTGGAAGATCGGGTATTAGAAAAACCTGATAAAGCCATACTCCACACCCTGCACCAACTCAAGCGCGATCTTTTGCTATTACGCCGTGCCTTATGGCCGCAACGCGAAGTCATTAGCCGCTTGATTCAACACGACGCAGAATTAGTGAATGCCACGATGCGCCCGTATTTCAGCGACTGTTACGACCACGCGGTACAAATCATCGACTTAATCGAAACCTACCGCGAAATGCTCAACGGCATGTTGGATATTTACCTTTCTAGCCTAAGCAATCGGATGAATGACATTATGCGCGTGCTCACCGTGGTCGGGACGATTTTCATCCCCCTGACCTTCATCGTCGGCGTTTACGGCATGAATTTCCGAGTGATGCCAGAATTAGAGTGGGAGTATGGCTATTTCATCATCTGGGGAATTATGCTGGCACTCGCCATCGGAATGCTCGCGGCATTCAAATGGCGCAAATGGTTGTGA
- a CDS encoding F0F1 ATP synthase subunit gamma → MSDGIEALRHRIDSTADLQSVVRTMKALSASNIGQYERAVHALEEYNRTVELGLMACLRQADVPLLVTEPQASANVATGVIVFGTDQGLVGQFNDLLADYVTHSLSALPGDKQVWVVGERMRDRLEDSTLPLVDLLHVPNSLNAVTTLVGQLVVAVETARERGKISGLCLYHNRPGEISGHYEPVNQRLLPLDAAWQQQLRAQPWLTNKLPETLGSSLQTLAALIREYLFVSLFRACAESLASENASRLATMQRAEKNIGEMLEGLTHSYHQLRQEGIDAELFDVLAGFGCTLQNTPLKS, encoded by the coding sequence ATGAGCGACGGTATTGAAGCACTGCGCCACCGCATCGACAGCACCGCCGACCTCCAGTCCGTGGTGCGCACCATGAAGGCGTTATCTGCTTCCAACATCGGGCAGTATGAACGCGCCGTTCACGCGCTGGAGGAATACAACCGCACAGTCGAGTTGGGGCTGATGGCTTGTTTGCGCCAAGCGGACGTACCGCTGCTAGTAACGGAACCCCAAGCTTCCGCCAATGTGGCTACCGGAGTAATCGTATTCGGCACAGATCAAGGCTTAGTGGGGCAATTCAACGACCTGCTGGCAGATTACGTTACCCACTCGCTGAGCGCACTGCCCGGTGACAAGCAGGTGTGGGTAGTGGGTGAACGGATGCGTGACCGGCTGGAAGACAGTACTTTGCCGCTGGTGGATTTGTTGCATGTACCCAATTCGCTCAATGCGGTGACTACACTGGTCGGGCAGTTGGTCGTAGCGGTGGAAACAGCGCGGGAACGCGGCAAGATCAGCGGCCTGTGCCTCTACCACAACCGCCCCGGTGAAATTTCCGGGCATTATGAACCAGTCAACCAGCGCCTGCTGCCGCTGGATGCAGCTTGGCAACAGCAATTGCGGGCGCAACCGTGGCTGACCAACAAACTGCCAGAAACGCTGGGTTCCAGCTTGCAGACGCTGGCAGCCTTGATCCGCGAATACCTGTTTGTGTCGCTGTTCCGCGCCTGTGCCGAATCGCTTGCCAGCGAAAACGCCAGCCGCCTTGCTACCATGCAGCGGGCGGAAAAGAATATCGGCGAAATGCTGGAGGGGCTGACGCATTCTTATCACCAGCTCCGGCAGGAAGGAATTGATGCGGAATTGTTTGATGTGCTGGCGGGATTTGGATGCACTTTGCAAAATACACCCCTAAAATCATAG
- the aroC gene encoding chorismate synthase, giving the protein MSGNTFGKLFSVTSFGESHGPAIGCIVDGCPPGLALTEADIQIDLDRRKPGQSRHTTQRREADEVQILSGVFEGKTTGTTIALLIHNTDQRSKDYGDIMDRFRPGHADYTYYKKYGFRDYRGGGRSSARETAMRVAAGSIAKKWLLERYGVVIRGYLSQLGPIVAEALDWDEIANNPFFCPDASKVQPMEDYMDALRKEGNSVGAKITTVASNVPPGWGEPIFDRLDADIAHAMMSINAAKGVEIGAGFACVAQKGTEHRDEITIQGFLSNHSGGVLGGISSGQEIVVHTAFKPTSSMRLPGRSVNLDGEAVEVITKGRHDPCVGIRATPICEAMLAITLMDHALRHRGQNADVTTDLPDIPASA; this is encoded by the coding sequence ATGTCAGGAAATACCTTTGGAAAACTATTTTCCGTGACCTCCTTCGGTGAGAGTCACGGCCCCGCAATCGGTTGCATCGTGGATGGCTGCCCGCCCGGACTCGCCCTCACCGAAGCCGATATTCAAATTGACCTTGATCGGCGCAAGCCGGGGCAAAGTCGTCACACCACCCAGCGGCGCGAAGCCGACGAGGTGCAAATCCTATCGGGCGTATTCGAGGGTAAAACCACGGGTACGACGATTGCGCTGCTCATCCACAACACGGATCAGCGCTCGAAGGATTACGGTGATATTATGGATCGCTTCCGCCCCGGTCATGCCGATTACACGTATTACAAAAAATACGGCTTCCGCGATTACCGTGGGGGCGGGCGTTCGTCTGCCCGCGAAACCGCGATGCGTGTCGCTGCCGGGTCGATTGCCAAAAAGTGGTTACTGGAACGTTACGGCGTGGTGATTCGCGGCTATTTGTCGCAACTTGGTCCCATCGTTGCAGAAGCCTTGGATTGGGATGAAATCGCCAATAACCCCTTCTTCTGCCCGGATGCCAGCAAAGTGCAGCCGATGGAAGATTACATGGATGCCTTGCGCAAAGAGGGTAATTCCGTGGGAGCGAAAATTACCACGGTAGCGTCTAATGTGCCGCCCGGCTGGGGAGAACCGATTTTCGACCGGCTGGATGCGGATATTGCCCATGCGATGATGTCGATCAATGCGGCGAAAGGCGTGGAAATCGGTGCAGGTTTCGCTTGCGTGGCGCAAAAAGGCACAGAGCACCGCGATGAAATTACCATACAAGGTTTCCTCAGCAACCATTCTGGGGGCGTATTGGGCGGCATTTCGTCGGGGCAGGAAATCGTGGTGCATACCGCGTTCAAGCCGACTTCCAGTATGCGTTTGCCGGGGCGTAGTGTGAATTTGGATGGCGAAGCGGTGGAAGTGATCACCAAAGGTCGCCATGACCCGTGTGTGGGGATTCGTGCGACGCCGATTTGCGAGGCAATGCTGGCGATTACGTTGATGGATCATGCGTTGCGGCATCGCGGGCAGAATGCGGATGTGACGACGGATTTGCCGGATATTCCCGCTTCAGCATGA
- a CDS encoding F0F1 ATP synthase subunit C, whose product MDIITLIAIASIVTAGLTIAIGGIGPALGEGRAVANALSALAQQPDAAATITRTLFVGLAMIESIAIYCFVVAMILIFANPFWNHAIAASGG is encoded by the coding sequence ATGGACATCATCACCCTAATTGCGATTGCCTCCATTGTCACTGCCGGGTTGACCATTGCCATTGGCGGCATTGGTCCGGCACTGGGCGAAGGTCGTGCCGTCGCCAACGCACTCAGCGCCTTGGCTCAACAGCCGGACGCCGCTGCCACCATTACCCGCACCCTGTTCGTGGGGCTGGCAATGATTGAGTCGATTGCGATTTACTGTTTCGTGGTTGCCATGATCCTGATATTTGCCAATCCATTCTGGAACCACGCCATTGCTGCCAGTGGAGGTTAA
- a CDS encoding biotin--[acetyl-CoA-carboxylase] ligase encodes MSLTESFELFEPFEPLDPFEPLRASEIRRRLSTGVLWSMEEIHVFPELESTNAWALQHGVCGDVCIADQQSAGRGRRGREWQSPAGMNVYLSVRWCFKPVPEHLPLLSLVTGLAVAEALEDCAIHGHGLKWPNDVYYDGKKLGGILLEAVGSLKDVVIGIGLNVNMLPESGAAIDQPWTSLQQIRGEPVERHALMVAILQRLIPRLKAFPRLDITQFQQDWQRRDLLQGREVLVQSGTETLQGLASGVDNRGQLKITLYDGSIKNLSSADVSVRLGM; translated from the coding sequence ATGTCACTCACTGAATCGTTTGAACTGTTTGAGCCGTTTGAACCGCTTGATCCCTTTGAACCGTTACGTGCCAGTGAAATTCGCCGTCGGCTCAGCACCGGAGTGCTGTGGTCAATGGAGGAAATTCACGTTTTTCCTGAATTGGAATCCACTAATGCTTGGGCATTGCAGCACGGTGTTTGTGGGGATGTGTGTATCGCTGATCAACAAAGCGCTGGGCGCGGTCGTCGTGGGCGCGAATGGCAATCCCCCGCTGGGATGAATGTGTATTTGTCGGTGCGCTGGTGTTTCAAACCCGTGCCGGAACATTTGCCGCTGTTGAGTTTAGTTACCGGCTTGGCTGTCGCCGAGGCGCTCGAAGATTGTGCAATTCACGGGCACGGTCTGAAATGGCCGAACGATGTGTACTATGATGGCAAGAAGTTGGGTGGTATTTTGCTGGAAGCGGTCGGTTCGCTGAAAGATGTGGTGATCGGCATTGGTTTGAATGTGAATATGTTGCCTGAATCCGGTGCGGCTATCGACCAGCCGTGGACAAGCTTGCAGCAGATTCGTGGTGAGCCAGTGGAGCGCCATGCCTTGATGGTGGCGATATTGCAGCGCTTGATTCCACGTTTGAAAGCGTTTCCCCGCTTGGATATAACGCAATTCCAACAGGATTGGCAGCGCCGCGATTTATTGCAAGGACGCGAGGTGTTGGTGCAAAGTGGTACGGAGACCCTGCAAGGACTTGCGTCGGGTGTTGATAATCGCGGACAATTGAAAATCACTTTATATGATGGATCAATAAAAAATCTATCGTCGGCGGATGTTTCGGTGCGATTGGGAATGTAA
- a CDS encoding ATP synthase subunit I, translating to MIESLTLPLLAGMALGGFFFGGLWWTVRKGSTAPNPALWFMGSFLLRTGVTLAGFYVVGAENWQWLLAMVAGFVFARILLTRFAASPQEVNHAP from the coding sequence ATGATTGAGAGTCTGACATTACCGCTGTTGGCTGGCATGGCGCTGGGTGGCTTTTTCTTCGGCGGGCTGTGGTGGACGGTGCGCAAAGGCAGTACTGCCCCCAACCCTGCGCTGTGGTTTATGGGAAGTTTCCTGCTGCGCACTGGCGTTACGCTGGCTGGGTTTTATGTGGTTGGGGCTGAAAATTGGCAATGGTTGCTGGCGATGGTGGCAGGATTTGTGTTTGCACGAATACTTTTGACCCGATTTGCGGCTTCGCCACAGGAGGTGAATCATGCACCTTAG
- a CDS encoding alternate F1F0 ATPase, F1 subunit alpha produces the protein MYDPNLQTTLDAAFQSIRAAREAFTPTLQAREVGHVSNVATGIAHVTGLPNVGFEELVKFPGELYGIAFDLGETDIGVVLLGDYWHLQAGDEVERTGRVMDVPVGNDLLGRVINPLGEALDDRGSLVCAQRLPIERPAAPIMDRDPVSVPLQTGIKVIDALVPIGRGQRELILGDRQTGKTTIAVDTILNQHDQNVVCIYCAIGQRASAVAKVVASLREHGAMAYTTVVVTEGNDPPGLTYIAPYAATSIAEHFMHQGHDVLIVYDDLTNHARAYRELSLLLRRPPGREAFPGDIFYVHSRLLERATHLRPSFGGGSLTALPIIETEAQNMSAYIPTNLISITDGQIYLSPKLFELGVLPAVDVGRSVSRVGSKAQLADYRKVAGSLKLAYAQFEELEGFARFGTRLDDNTRKILAHGQRIRACLQQAEHAPVPVAAQINLLRALSEGKFDDVPLEQMQAAEQQVYAAAGFRPLP, from the coding sequence ATGTATGACCCCAACTTGCAAACCACGCTAGACGCCGCCTTCCAAAGCATTCGCGCAGCACGCGAAGCCTTTACCCCCACCTTGCAGGCACGTGAAGTCGGGCATGTCAGCAACGTTGCCACCGGCATTGCTCACGTCACTGGCTTACCGAATGTAGGCTTTGAAGAACTGGTGAAATTCCCCGGCGAGCTGTACGGCATTGCCTTTGACCTCGGCGAAACCGACATTGGCGTGGTGCTGCTGGGCGATTACTGGCATCTGCAAGCTGGTGACGAAGTGGAACGTACCGGCAGGGTAATGGATGTGCCGGTAGGCAATGATTTACTGGGGCGCGTCATCAACCCGCTGGGCGAGGCGCTGGATGACCGTGGGTCGCTGGTGTGCGCCCAACGCTTGCCGATCGAACGCCCGGCAGCGCCGATCATGGATCGTGACCCGGTTAGCGTGCCCTTGCAGACCGGCATCAAGGTAATCGACGCGCTGGTTCCCATCGGACGCGGGCAACGCGAACTGATCCTCGGCGACCGCCAGACCGGCAAGACCACCATTGCGGTCGACACCATCCTCAACCAGCACGATCAGAACGTAGTGTGCATCTATTGCGCCATCGGGCAGCGGGCTTCAGCAGTGGCGAAAGTGGTTGCCAGCCTGCGTGAGCACGGGGCAATGGCTTATACCACGGTGGTTGTCACCGAAGGCAACGATCCGCCGGGGCTGACCTATATTGCCCCCTATGCCGCTACCAGCATTGCTGAACATTTCATGCACCAAGGTCACGACGTGCTGATTGTGTATGACGACCTCACCAACCATGCGCGGGCTTACCGTGAGCTTTCCTTGCTATTGCGCCGCCCGCCCGGACGGGAAGCGTTTCCCGGTGATATTTTCTACGTCCATTCACGCCTGCTGGAACGTGCCACGCACTTGCGCCCCAGCTTCGGCGGCGGTTCGCTGACTGCTTTGCCGATCATTGAAACCGAGGCGCAGAACATGTCGGCCTACATCCCTACCAACCTGATTTCGATTACCGACGGACAGATTTACCTGTCACCCAAACTGTTCGAGCTGGGGGTATTACCGGCGGTGGATGTGGGGCGTTCGGTGTCACGGGTCGGCAGCAAGGCGCAACTGGCGGATTACCGCAAGGTCGCGGGCAGCCTCAAGCTGGCTTACGCGCAGTTCGAGGAGCTGGAAGGTTTCGCCCGCTTCGGCACGCGGCTGGACGACAATACCCGCAAGATTCTGGCACACGGGCAACGCATCCGCGCCTGTTTGCAACAAGCCGAACACGCGCCTGTGCCAGTTGCCGCGCAAATCAACCTGCTGCGAGCGCTAAGCGAAGGCAAATTCGATGATGTACCGCTGGAACAGATGCAAGCTGCCGAACAGCAAGTGTATGCTGCCGCCGGATTCAGGCCACTGCCATGA
- a CDS encoding AtpZ/AtpI family protein: MKADDDDSDFLRKLGTKAKRKLKAQRQGQPRVLRGLGLLGIVGWSIAVPVLLGLVIGWWLDECCPGRYAWTLNLLIAGLFLGCINVIFWVRKEFRAMHDEQDDKEQPHD; the protein is encoded by the coding sequence ATGAAAGCAGATGACGATGACAGCGATTTCCTGCGCAAACTGGGCACAAAGGCCAAGCGCAAGCTGAAAGCCCAACGGCAAGGTCAGCCACGGGTGCTGCGCGGGCTGGGCTTGCTGGGCATCGTCGGCTGGTCAATCGCCGTGCCGGTATTACTGGGATTGGTGATTGGCTGGTGGTTGGATGAATGCTGCCCCGGTCGCTACGCTTGGACGCTGAACCTGTTGATAGCGGGTCTATTTCTAGGCTGTATCAACGTCATTTTCTGGGTCAGGAAAGAATTTCGCGCCATGCACGACGAACAAGATGACAAGGAGCAACCTCATGATTGA
- a CDS encoding MFS transporter: MKNPSPGVKPPYGRLSAFYFAYFAALGVFVPYWTVYLKNIAGFSPAQIGELMAVFMATKIVAPFIWGWLADHTGERLRIIRMASFLSVVCFTGVYWQHSFGWMAVVMASFGFFWNASLPQFEALTLNHLGSDIQRYSRIRLWGSVGFIVMVASLPPVLAGDNVALVVDALLLLFVGIWLATWLVQDKPHAAHTLPTSRLREVLRHPAVWVLLLACALQQASHGAYYTFFSIYLEDHGYSRQFTGWMWALGVLAEVGLFVVMHRLIGRFGASRLFVLALLLTALRWVVLGTWADNVVVLMVSQLFHAATYGLFHAAAIHLVHHQFPGKLQGRGQALYSGLSYGLGGAMGSLLSGYAWEYWGAAPTFYAAAGIAALSWLLALIYVREEAHVTH, from the coding sequence ATGAAGAACCCCTCCCCCGGAGTAAAGCCGCCTTATGGGCGGCTTTCGGCTTTCTACTTCGCCTATTTTGCGGCACTCGGTGTATTTGTGCCGTATTGGACGGTGTATCTGAAAAACATTGCCGGATTTTCACCTGCGCAAATCGGTGAATTGATGGCGGTGTTTATGGCAACCAAGATTGTTGCACCGTTCATTTGGGGCTGGTTGGCGGATCATACCGGGGAGCGCTTGCGCATTATTCGTATGGCGAGTTTCCTGTCAGTCGTGTGTTTCACGGGGGTGTATTGGCAGCACAGTTTTGGCTGGATGGCAGTGGTCATGGCGAGTTTTGGGTTTTTCTGGAATGCGTCATTGCCGCAATTCGAGGCGTTGACCCTGAACCATTTGGGCAGTGATATTCAGCGCTATAGCCGGATTCGTTTGTGGGGGTCGGTGGGTTTCATTGTGATGGTGGCAAGTTTGCCGCCCGTGTTGGCAGGGGATAATGTCGCGCTGGTGGTGGATGCGTTATTGCTGTTGTTCGTGGGCATTTGGTTAGCGACTTGGTTGGTGCAGGATAAGCCACACGCGGCGCATACCTTGCCTACCAGTCGGTTGCGGGAAGTGTTGCGGCATCCGGCGGTGTGGGTATTGTTGCTGGCGTGTGCCTTGCAACAGGCGAGTCATGGCGCTTATTACACGTTTTTCAGCATTTATTTGGAAGATCACGGCTATTCGCGCCAGTTTACCGGGTGGATGTGGGCGTTGGGGGTGCTTGCCGAAGTTGGCTTGTTTGTGGTGATGCATCGGCTGATTGGGCGGTTTGGGGCAAGCCGCTTGTTTGTGCTGGCGTTGCTGCTGACAGCGTTGCGTTGGGTGGTGCTGGGAACTTGGGCGGATAATGTGGTGGTGCTGATGGTGTCGCAGTTGTTTCATGCGGCAACTTATGGTTTATTTCATGCGGCGGCAATTCACTTGGTGCATCATCAATTTCCGGGAAAATTACAGGGCAGGGGGCAAGCCTTGTATTCTGGGCTAAGCTATGGATTGGGTGGCGCAATGGGCAGTTTGCTCAGTGGTTATGCGTGGGAGTATTGGGGCGCAGCACCAACTTTTTACGCAGCAGCAGGCATTGCGGCACTCAGTTGGTTATTGGCATTGATTTATGTGCGGGAGGAAGCCCATGTCACTCACTGA
- a CDS encoding metal-dependent hydrolase, whose protein sequence is MADNSTHHLAAVATGIGVAAVASIIAPQLGWEIIGITALSGYVGGLLPDIDDTQSSGFKVVQYLSRLAAIIVPGIQFVYRPTDLLLAIPIALFMVSRFWEVLSQIMKRGGHTHSAIAAVCLSLGVAWVAYLTVGAAAALPAFLASSASYLLHLLLDDLDNTRFVETPTGMRSALTPIGRGRAIEFYSILAIGFVSFFALWGF, encoded by the coding sequence ATGGCTGATAACAGCACACACCATTTAGCAGCAGTGGCGACAGGCATAGGTGTCGCTGCGGTAGCTTCCATCATAGCGCCACAACTGGGCTGGGAAATTATCGGCATCACCGCATTAAGCGGTTACGTTGGCGGTTTACTACCCGATATTGATGATACGCAATCCAGCGGTTTTAAAGTGGTGCAATACCTGAGTCGCTTAGCCGCCATCATCGTACCCGGCATTCAGTTTGTTTACCGCCCGACTGACTTATTGCTGGCAATACCTATCGCTTTGTTCATGGTGTCACGCTTTTGGGAAGTGTTGAGCCAGATTATGAAACGGGGCGGGCATACGCATTCTGCGATTGCAGCGGTCTGTCTCTCTCTGGGGGTGGCGTGGGTTGCTTATCTGACGGTGGGGGCAGCAGCGGCACTTCCGGCATTTTTAGCATCCAGTGCCAGTTACTTGCTGCATTTGTTACTCGACGATCTGGACAATACGCGCTTTGTGGAAACGCCAACCGGGATGCGCTCAGCGTTAACACCTATCGGCCGGGGTCGTGCTATTGAGTTTTACAGCATTTTGGCTATTGGATTTGTTAGCTTTTTTGCGCTGTGGGGATTTTAA
- a CDS encoding lysozyme inhibitor LprI family protein, which yields MRYVLAVAVAVMFALPVQAKTAQDTIDLTTESCLNTNDSTAGMLECFSRAEKEWDTELNRVYKALQSQLKPTAQDALKQAQRAWIAQRDKEFELINAIHKQMDGTMWIAVMAGERADVVKTRVLALQDYLDLLTEGAQ from the coding sequence ATGCGATACGTGTTAGCGGTGGCAGTTGCGGTAATGTTTGCATTGCCGGTGCAAGCGAAAACAGCTCAGGATACGATTGACCTGACCACGGAAAGTTGTTTGAACACTAACGATTCCACTGCTGGGATGTTGGAATGTTTTAGCCGTGCTGAAAAGGAGTGGGATACGGAACTTAACCGCGTCTACAAAGCCTTGCAAAGTCAGCTCAAACCAACGGCACAAGATGCCCTCAAACAAGCACAACGTGCATGGATTGCACAGCGTGATAAGGAATTCGAGCTAATCAATGCGATCCACAAGCAAATGGACGGCACGATGTGGATTGCGGTGATGGCAGGCGAACGCGCTGATGTGGTCAAAACACGGGTGTTAGCTTTGCAAGATTATCTGGATTTGCTGACCGAAGGGGCGCAATAA
- a CDS encoding F0F1 ATP synthase subunit A, producing MHLSTDNVVFWEYGWVKLNLTIITTWLLMVALGGGCFLLTRRLSSAIHIPRWQHVLEVVVLGIKAQIEEVGLAQSSRYLPFIGTLFLFIVVANLAAIIPGYEPPTGSLSTSTALAICVFAAVPLFGIREIGVLGYLKSYLHPTPVMLPFNIVSEISRTLALAIRLFGNIMSGGMIIAILLTITPFFFPVLMHALHLLTGIVQAYIFSILATVYIAAATRGEGA from the coding sequence ATGCACCTTAGTACCGACAATGTGGTGTTCTGGGAATACGGCTGGGTGAAACTCAACCTGACCATTATCACCACTTGGCTATTGATGGTGGCGCTGGGTGGCGGTTGTTTCCTGCTGACCCGCAGGCTGAGCAGCGCTATCCACATTCCGCGCTGGCAACATGTACTGGAAGTGGTAGTGCTGGGAATAAAGGCACAGATTGAGGAAGTTGGCCTTGCCCAGTCAAGCCGTTACCTGCCGTTCATCGGTACGCTGTTCCTGTTCATTGTGGTGGCGAATCTGGCGGCAATCATCCCCGGCTATGAGCCACCTACTGGCTCCTTGTCTACCAGTACCGCGTTGGCGATTTGCGTGTTTGCTGCCGTGCCACTATTTGGTATCCGTGAAATTGGTGTATTAGGCTACCTCAAGTCCTATTTACACCCAACGCCAGTAATGCTGCCGTTCAATATTGTCAGCGAAATTTCCCGCACGCTGGCACTGGCGATCCGCCTGTTCGGCAACATCATGAGCGGCGGCATGATCATCGCCATTCTGCTGACCATTACCCCGTTCTTTTTCCCGGTATTAATGCACGCGCTGCACCTGCTGACCGGGATAGTGCAAGCCTATATCTTTAGCATCCTTGCCACGGTGTACATTGCTGCCGCGACACGCGGGGAAGGAGCCTGA
- a CDS encoding SPOR domain-containing protein: protein MYQLLIVLLLMNASVFAWNVVLAPEVQESRPALVEPTIPALELRQDVDDVVYSSANAGTQSSCYSIGPYNSEKAAQLVAGKVRGFGLAVSIRKLHSMQTLNFFVYIPPASDYGQAEQMARDIAKNDVRDVQIITQGPYQNAISLGSFNNLNKAKRHAEYIRYLGYDAQYTEQQASLDVFWVDYDEPFGTNAPVQVWSAAVDLTSEVQRIPRACR, encoded by the coding sequence ATGTACCAGTTGTTGATTGTGCTGTTATTGATGAACGCATCCGTGTTCGCTTGGAATGTGGTGTTAGCGCCGGAGGTGCAGGAGTCCCGCCCGGCATTGGTTGAGCCGACGATCCCCGCGCTGGAATTGCGTCAAGATGTCGATGATGTCGTGTACAGCAGCGCTAACGCAGGCACGCAAAGCAGTTGTTACAGCATCGGCCCTTATAATAGCGAAAAAGCGGCGCAATTGGTGGCAGGTAAAGTGCGTGGTTTTGGTTTGGCCGTTTCGATACGTAAGCTGCACAGTATGCAGACCCTGAATTTTTTCGTGTATATCCCACCCGCGAGTGATTATGGGCAAGCGGAGCAAATGGCGCGGGATATTGCTAAAAACGATGTACGCGATGTGCAAATTATCACGCAAGGGCCGTATCAAAATGCTATTTCCCTCGGATCTTTCAATAATTTAAATAAGGCGAAACGCCACGCCGAATATATCCGTTATTTGGGGTATGACGCGCAATACACCGAACAGCAAGCCTCTCTCGATGTTTTCTGGGTGGATTATGACGAGCCATTCGGCACGAATGCCCCGGTGCAGGTATGGAGTGCCGCTGTCGATTTAACGTCTGAAGTACAACGAATTCCGCGAGCTTGCCGTTAA
- a CDS encoding type III pantothenate kinase, whose translation MVLLVDAGNSRLKWSELDASGNISAQQALAYGERPALAAFLDLLDAYPTVGHITLVHVLTHLFADSVQEACAQRGIHLHSVRSVARAYGIRNGYQQPTALGADRFVGLVAAQHLAAGKASIVIDCGTAITVDALECDGQHLGGLILPGLQLSADALIARAQGRLSLSFEQPTIVADSTGRAIGSGCLFGVIGAIEGICARMQQTLSAPVVRILTGGDAEYLRSWLHGDYLLHPDLLMQGLAYITEQEACTSC comes from the coding sequence ATGGTGTTGCTGGTAGATGCAGGCAATTCACGCCTGAAATGGTCGGAGCTGGATGCGAGCGGAAACATTTCTGCGCAGCAAGCGCTGGCTTATGGCGAGCGTCCGGCGTTGGCAGCGTTTTTGGATTTGCTGGATGCCTATCCTACTGTGGGGCATATCACCTTGGTGCATGTGTTGACGCATTTGTTTGCGGACAGTGTGCAAGAAGCGTGTGCGCAACGCGGTATTCATCTGCACAGTGTGCGTTCTGTGGCGCGAGCGTATGGTATTCGCAATGGCTATCAGCAACCGACGGCATTGGGAGCAGACCGGTTTGTCGGTTTGGTGGCAGCACAGCACTTGGCGGCAGGTAAAGCCAGTATTGTGATTGATTGCGGTACGGCGATTACGGTGGATGCGCTGGAATGTGACGGGCAGCATTTGGGTGGTTTGATTTTGCCCGGTTTGCAGTTGTCGGCAGATGCGCTGATTGCACGGGCGCAAGGCAGGCTGTCGTTGTCGTTTGAACAGCCGACGATTGTGGCGGACAGTACTGGCAGGGCGATTGGCAGCGGCTGTCTGTTTGGGGTGATCGGGGCGATTGAAGGCATTTGTGCGCGGATGCAGCAAACGCTGTCTGCCCCCGTGGTGCGGATTTTGACGGGTGGTGATGCTGAATATTTGCGCTCATGGTTGCACGGGGATTATCTATTGCATCCCGATTTGCTGATGCAGGGCTTGGCTTATATTACGGAGCAGGAAGCATGTACCAGTTGTTGA